Proteins found in one Mucilaginibacter gracilis genomic segment:
- a CDS encoding DUF2851 family protein: protein MHFNEDFLQYIWKFRLFDMNNLHTTDGEELQIISPGLQNTNAGPDFQDAKIKIGDTLWAGNAEIHLSSLEWKQHGHHTNNAYNSVILHVVYRDDEPVYRSNGTKVPTLVLFNRISQELYTRYHHLIFDQKQFIPCESRIGTIDGLLIQNWLTRVLIERLQKRSIALTEALKVNRGDWEETFYQFLAANFGFKINALPFEMLAKSLPQNILAKHKNNTMQIEALIFGQAGFLTEDLADEYPQLLKKEYDFLQKKYNLKPIEKHLWKFLRLRPLNFPTIRLAQFAALVATSNNLLSKVLETREPEAFFKLFDDIKVNAYWDNHYQFDKPSVIANKTMGKASVNVLLVNTLTLFLFTYGNYHQLERYVNRSLKLLEHLTVEKNSIMDNFALLGIKVKTAYESQALLELKNSYCDHKKCLQCGVGIKILKLA, encoded by the coding sequence ATGCATTTCAACGAAGATTTTTTGCAATACATCTGGAAGTTTAGGCTATTTGATATGAATAACCTGCACACCACCGATGGTGAGGAGTTGCAAATTATATCGCCAGGTTTACAAAACACAAACGCAGGCCCCGATTTTCAGGATGCCAAAATTAAGATAGGGGATACCCTTTGGGCGGGCAATGCCGAAATACACTTATCATCATTGGAGTGGAAACAGCACGGGCACCACACCAATAATGCCTATAATAGCGTGATATTGCATGTGGTGTACCGCGACGATGAGCCTGTTTACCGTAGCAACGGTACAAAGGTACCTACGCTTGTTTTGTTCAACCGCATCTCGCAGGAGCTTTACACACGATACCATCATTTAATATTTGACCAAAAACAGTTTATCCCCTGCGAAAGCCGGATAGGAACGATTGACGGTTTATTGATACAAAACTGGTTAACCCGTGTATTAATAGAGCGATTACAAAAACGCTCCATTGCACTTACGGAAGCATTAAAGGTTAATCGTGGCGATTGGGAGGAAACTTTTTACCAGTTTTTGGCGGCCAATTTTGGTTTTAAAATAAATGCGCTACCTTTTGAGATGCTCGCAAAATCGTTACCGCAAAATATACTGGCCAAGCACAAAAATAACACCATGCAAATTGAGGCGTTAATTTTTGGCCAGGCCGGCTTTTTAACTGAAGATTTAGCGGACGAGTACCCGCAATTGCTCAAAAAGGAATACGATTTTTTGCAAAAAAAGTATAACCTTAAACCAATAGAAAAACATCTGTGGAAATTTTTACGGCTGCGGCCGCTTAATTTCCCAACCATCAGGCTGGCGCAATTTGCTGCCTTGGTGGCAACATCAAACAACTTATTATCAAAAGTGTTGGAAACGCGCGAGCCTGAAGCCTTTTTTAAACTATTTGATGATATTAAGGTTAATGCTTACTGGGATAATCATTATCAATTTGATAAGCCTTCGGTTATTGCCAATAAAACAATGGGTAAAGCATCGGTTAATGTTTTGTTAGTTAATACTTTGACTCTTTTTTTGTTCACTTATGGTAATTATCACCAGTTGGAGCGTTATGTTAACCGCAGTTTAAAATTATTAGAGCATTTAACTGTAGAAAAAAATAGTATTATGGATAATTTTGCGTTACTTGGTATTAAAGTAAAAACGGCATACGAATCGCAAGCTTTATTGGAACTCAAAAACTCGTATTGCGACCATAAGAAATGCCTGCAATGCGGCGTTGGAATTAAAATATTAAAGTTAGCTTAA
- a CDS encoding PspC domain-containing protein, which produces MMQRILTFFERHSFGVCTYLGGRFNISINKIRLFFIYSSFLAVGMPLVFYFFAGIVLDIRNYVKRIHSRITDQ; this is translated from the coding sequence ATGATGCAAAGGATACTCACTTTTTTTGAACGACACTCCTTTGGGGTTTGCACCTACCTGGGCGGGCGTTTCAATATATCCATCAACAAAATCAGGTTGTTTTTTATATACTCATCGTTTTTGGCGGTAGGTATGCCACTTGTTTTTTACTTTTTTGCAGGCATAGTTTTAGATATCCGTAACTACGTAAAACGGATACACAGCCGCATTACAGATCAATAA
- the pyrF gene encoding orotidine-5'-phosphate decarboxylase, with the protein MPSRQQLIQQIKQKKSFLCVGLDTDIEKIPRFLLDFDDPVFEFNRQIINATHDLCVSYKPNSAFYESRGVKGLQSLAKTWQHLPAETLNIIDAKRGDLGNTTDMYAKAFFDQAASGVSFDAITLSPYMGTDSVTPYLKYDGKWIIVLGLTSNPGSKDFQYLVNKGGYLYEEVVKKAVTWAGADRIMFVVGATKSTEFTNIRKYAPDNFLLVPGVGAQGGSLADVCQYGMNSDCGLIVNASRSIIYASNERDFADAARAEAIKLQQEMKVELEKAGVI; encoded by the coding sequence ATGCCATCTCGCCAACAACTCATCCAACAGATCAAACAAAAAAAATCTTTCCTATGTGTAGGTTTAGATACCGATATTGAAAAGATACCCCGTTTTTTGTTGGATTTTGACGACCCTGTTTTTGAGTTTAACAGGCAGATTATTAATGCCACTCATGATTTATGCGTGTCGTACAAGCCAAACTCCGCATTTTACGAGAGCCGGGGCGTAAAGGGCCTGCAAAGCCTGGCCAAAACATGGCAACATTTACCCGCCGAAACCCTTAATATTATTGATGCCAAACGCGGCGATTTAGGCAATACTACAGATATGTACGCCAAAGCTTTTTTTGACCAGGCTGCGTCGGGCGTGAGTTTTGATGCTATTACGCTATCCCCTTACATGGGTACAGACAGCGTAACGCCCTATTTAAAGTACGATGGTAAATGGATAATTGTTTTGGGGCTAACATCAAACCCGGGCAGTAAAGATTTTCAATACCTGGTTAACAAAGGTGGCTATTTGTACGAAGAGGTGGTAAAAAAAGCTGTAACCTGGGCTGGTGCCGATAGGATTATGTTTGTAGTTGGGGCTACCAAAAGTACCGAGTTCACCAACATCCGCAAATACGCTCCCGATAACTTTTTGCTGGTACCCGGCGTTGGCGCTCAAGGCGGAAGTCTGGCCGATGTTTGCCAATATGGAATGAATAGCGATTGCGGATTAATTGTAAATGCTTCGCGATCCATTATATACGCATCTAACGAGCGCGATTTTGCTGACGCTGCACGTGCCGAAGCAATAAAACTTCAACAAGAAATGAAGGTGGAGTTGGAGAAAGCAGGGGTGATTTAG
- a CDS encoding ankyrin repeat domain-containing protein, with amino-acid sequence MKADTLEEYIQTDNLAELGALLKREPALANSNTSLGVSAIMLAQYYKKPAVVSLLLNYVDELTMFEAAAIGKLDVVENLTAAHPQLVNDFSKDGFTPLGLACYFGQANIADFLIANGANVNIASNNGFNVYPIHSAVAANQTQIVYNLLKHGAEVNVKQQSGVTPLHSAAQNGNLEILIMLLEHNASTEVRMEGGRLPADLAREKGFDDIAEILSN; translated from the coding sequence ATGAAAGCAGACACACTAGAAGAGTACATACAAACAGATAATTTGGCTGAACTTGGCGCCTTGCTTAAGCGCGAACCCGCTTTGGCAAACAGCAATACCAGCCTTGGCGTTTCGGCAATTATGCTGGCCCAGTACTACAAAAAACCGGCGGTGGTATCACTACTGCTTAATTATGTGGATGAGCTTACCATGTTTGAGGCAGCCGCTATTGGCAAACTGGATGTGGTTGAAAATTTAACCGCCGCGCACCCTCAATTAGTAAACGATTTTTCTAAAGATGGTTTTACGCCACTTGGGCTGGCTTGTTATTTTGGCCAGGCAAACATTGCAGATTTTTTGATTGCAAACGGTGCAAACGTAAATATCGCATCAAATAATGGTTTTAATGTTTACCCCATACACTCGGCTGTGGCTGCCAACCAAACTCAAATTGTATACAACCTGTTAAAGCATGGCGCCGAGGTGAACGTTAAACAGCAATCGGGCGTTACACCCCTGCACTCTGCAGCGCAAAACGGCAACCTCGAAATATTAATCATGCTGCTTGAACATAATGCCAGTACCGAAGTACGCATGGAAGGAGGCCGGCTACCCGCCGATTTAGCCCGCGAAAAAGGTTTTGATGATATTGCAGAAATATTGAGTAACTAA